In Melanotaenia boesemani isolate fMelBoe1 chromosome 18, fMelBoe1.pri, whole genome shotgun sequence, the sequence TGTTATTCTCCCTCCTTTGCTTCACACCACCCACACTTCCAACCTGGCTTATGATAACCCTCCCATTCATGACACAAATACTGTCACCCCAAACACTGTGAGCACTAACAGCCATGTGACTCAACCCCAGGTGCCCACCTCTCATACTGTAAATCACAAATTAGTCGGGGTACCTCAAGTTCATAACCTAGTTACTGTTCGTACTAACCAGGCCAGCAGCAGCCCTAAATTTCCCAGCACAGAATTCCCAAATACAGATGTGGACTTTCCTGCTCAAGAGGCTCCAAACCCCCTGGTTTCTGCATCCAGCTCTGGATCAGACAGAGGGGATGCACTTGGTGCAAAGCCTCAGAAGCTAAATGAGAAGGAACCCAGCAACCCCAGGCAGCAATATGTTCCTGAGCTGCATCCCTCCTCCCTGACcgccctctcctcttcctcagttgGTGCTGATGCTGCTCGAGGCCTGAAACTCAGGGAGCATGCTTTAAGATCCCCTGAGCTGCCCATGCACCACACCATCACTCAGCGGGAAGCTCATGCAGTGAACGAACCCCCCACCGATCAGCTGGCGTTGGGTTCGACGGAGGGGACTGATACTCCTGTCAAGAATCCACCACTAAATCTAATCTCAGCTGCATCCAGCACAGCCCTGCCCAATGAGCCTAGCTTTAAGTCGCAGAGTCCAACAGTCATCCTGGTCAACCACACTGCGGTCTTCACTGAGGAGGGTCAGGTCATTCAGGGTAACAACACAGACAGTCCACCTGTGGGGCTCCAGCTGGGGAATACAACTGCACATGTAGGGCTACTTTCTAACAGCAGCACAGTGGAGGAGTCGCCCGCTCAGGGGAACAGCTCAGAGCCCCCCTCCACCGCCAGTGGGAACTTCCTTAACAGGCAGGTACCAGCAACAACCAACGATCCCTGGAATGCTGAAAACAGCTCGGGCCCTGCTGTCAACACCCCAGCATCCCGCATGACTATCTGCTTCAGCAAGATGGACATTGTGTGGATCGTTCTGGCCATCAGTGTGACTGTGTCCTCCTGCTGTAAGTAAAATCAGacttgcaaaaaaacaaaaatttggtCTTAAAGATTGTTATTTGATTGAATTGAGACACTTAATAAGAGGAGTCAGCTCAGGGTTACAACTTCTAACCTAACTCTAAAACAAATagtgaaatatttttcagtattATTTTTCAGTGTTATCCTATATGATAGTGTGCATACTACAAATcgtgttatatatatattatatatgttatatatatatattatatatatataatacattatTTACAATCTCATTATATTTTATCACTTAGTTTGATTGTATCATCATTGCCAACTTTCCTGGTTCTCACTTGCCTCAGTTAGTGATTTCTTAGATTTCCCAGAATGCCTTTTGACAGCTGCCAGAAACCCTTGAGGGCCTAATCTTATTAGAGACAAGAGTTTTAACAGGCAGGGCATGTTTCACCCAAGGCAAAACACAGTTCTGTGCATTTTGATCTGTTCTAGACTGAGAAGTATTAATGTCTTTGCCACTGATGattcacttttttaaatatattttgtattagTGACAGTTTTGTTCAGAATTACACAACCAGCACAAATCTGGCTAAACTTTTAgtgtatattattttattccAACAGTAGTGTCCTTTTCTAAATCATAACAGGTTCTTTCCAAACATGTGCGGCTGCACTAACCCACGCTGTACTCTTGTGCCTCTGACTCCTGTAGCTGTGCTGTTGACTGTGTGCTgcatgaggaggaagaagaagtcATCAAGTCAGGAGAATAACCTCAGCTACTGGAACAACGCCATCACCATGGACTACTTCAGCAGGCATGCGGTGGAGCTGCCCAGAGAGATACACACTCTGGAGAGTGAGGTACAAACTACTGACACACTGTGACTCTATTACTGTCCAGCACTGAAGTGGTGGGACATTTACTTGATGCTTTACAATCAGTCAGCAAAATTCTGTTAGTGAGTAAGGAAACAACATGAGGATGCAGGTCCTGTCTTTCCTGTCAGCAAACTTGTGTGTGGCTCACTTGAGCATGAACTGTATTACTGTGAGTCAGGGAAGCTTATTTGGAGGGTTTGCAGataaaaagagcatttttcCACAGGGAATCTATTCAAACATTGATTGTTACGCCGTTTTCTGCACTGAATGTTTCCATAACTTAAAATTCAAACAATACCAGCAACTAAATCTAGGTTAATCTGTAATAAGCATACTCAATCTGTGTTACCTATAAGTTATGAGAAGTTACGAGGTAGTTTCTCATGAGTACCCTTCACTAGATGTTTTGATATAAAATCATTTACACTCTTTTGTGAACAGGTCATGTCTGTATGCCAGCAATATTTATCATAAACATATGCTAAATTTAGCCATAGTGAATGGATGAAAACACTTTCCAGAAGCTTCTCCCACCAGATGAGCATATGCCCATGTTTTATAAGCTATATAAACATGAAACTTTGTGTGCCACCATTTTGAGCTTTTGGCTACAGTTAGCAGAGGGCTAAAGTGTTAGCAACATCCACCATAGCAGATCATTGCCTGCTTTCTTGATATACTTCTCCTTTTCTGGATGTTGCTTTGTACAgtatgttatttaaaattaagaaaaaacttCACCATCTGACAGGTTTTTATGAAAAAACTTagctcaactttatttatatattgtagCCTATTTTAAACACAAGTGTAACAGAATATATAGcaacaaatttatttacatagcacatttcatacataaggcaGCCTCATTGTGCTTTGCATTATCGACATAAACAGACAAGTGAACACATACAGTGAGATACATATGATACAAACAGGCATTAATAGGAAAtacatcatcaccatcaacacTCACACCATTAACGAAATACAagataatatattaaaaaaaaggaaaagaaaaactccatattttaattaaaaactgtggcaaataaaataattttaagacCTGATTGAAAGGAACTAAGGTTTGAAGCAGACGTCAGGTCTTCTAGTATTTTCTTCCAGACATTAAGAGCATAGAAACTAAATGTAAATTCTCCTTGTTTCATTTTAACTCTTGGGGATGGAAAGCCAACTTGACCCAGATGATCTTAGAAGTCTCAGTGGCTCATATGGCTCCTGCAGATCTGAAGATCAAAAAGTCCAAATaatgaagataaaataaataaaaataaataaataacgatGGATGATTAAAAgtaaactaaaagaaaacatttatagGGCTCATACAAATTAGTAAATTAGATATAAATCTTTTCAAAGAACAATGTTCTCATATTTATCGTAAAAACAGATAGGGTGTCAGCATTTCGTACTTGAGCTAATAGCCTGGCAACTAAAAGCTCTGACTCCTGTTTTAGTCTTAGAAATTCTAGGAACCCAAAGCAGACCAGCATTCTGggaataaacatttcattttgggTAATCATGAAGAATAAAATCTTTCAAATTAGATAATGTCTGGCCATTAAGAGCTTAggatatatatatgaaaaaaagaattttcaACACTACTCTAAATTTAAATGTATCGCATTTATAACAGGATGAATGTGATCTCAACAGTCAGTTTACGCTTTGTCTCAAAAGACCTGCGATTCTTCAAGTTTTAAAGACGAGGTTTCCTTAAGCTtaaaaaacatccatccatccatacccATTTTTTCCAGTGCAGGGTCATGGTAGTGTTAGAACCCAGCTGCTATCATGTGAGAAACAGAACACTAGTGCTTAAAAAATTCCaattaaagatttattattaaagaCTTGTATTATATCATTACaagattattaatttattttctgtcattcttATCAAGACCAGACTTTTCTTATCAAGAAGTCAGTCTGTCCACCAGACTTGGGGTCCCAGCTTGTAAAAGCaaacaatgtctttttttctttctttcttttttatgtattttgtgtgcatgtattttcatgtttgctcatagtgtgtgtgtttggtaaatATTTGATGTGATCATGGTTGCTTgttatgttttgctttaaacAAATTGAATTAATCAACCTAAAATGAATCCTTTAGCCGCAAGAAGAAACTCTTAAATCTCATTtgactttatttctaaaatccTCTACCAAT encodes:
- the tmem108 gene encoding transmembrane protein 108 gives rise to the protein MKTSLHVLRCQLLSVLAFLALSVGLVLTVEDMYLSQTSQESIAMAATHSNPLSPHLDLHPEGSSSGEWSSRGTQLSNIIVPSVILPPLLHTTHTSNLAYDNPPIHDTNTVTPNTVSTNSHVTQPQVPTSHTVNHKLVGVPQVHNLVTVRTNQASSSPKFPSTEFPNTDVDFPAQEAPNPLVSASSSGSDRGDALGAKPQKLNEKEPSNPRQQYVPELHPSSLTALSSSSVGADAARGLKLREHALRSPELPMHHTITQREAHAVNEPPTDQLALGSTEGTDTPVKNPPLNLISAASSTALPNEPSFKSQSPTVILVNHTAVFTEEGQVIQGNNTDSPPVGLQLGNTTAHVGLLSNSSTVEESPAQGNSSEPPSTASGNFLNRQVPATTNDPWNAENSSGPAVNTPASRMTICFSKMDIVWIVLAISVTVSSCSVLLTVCCMRRKKKSSSQENNLSYWNNAITMDYFSRHAVELPREIHTLESEEQDTCLPPNGDYSGSSVILVNPFCQETLFINRDKASAI